The following are from one region of the Streptomyces tuirus genome:
- a CDS encoding XRE family transcriptional regulator, whose product MSNERLRTALLARGMTIQSLAEEIEVNPKTVERWITQGKVPYRRHQYATAAALQVDVLTLWDDDRNVESASDLAKAEIVTVYQHRHTVPSTLWREMCERATERIDILVYAGIYLAEDPLFFSTLKEKAESGVRIRVLMGDPECEAVIRRGIDEGHRIMDGKIRNALVNYRPLFTSHPEITFRLHDTVLYNSIYRADDEMLANTHVYGIGAYMAPVFHLRRLPGSGLFDTFANSVQQTWEGARPVTERDIAGA is encoded by the coding sequence ATGTCCAACGAGCGTCTGCGGACAGCCCTGTTGGCGCGAGGCATGACCATTCAGAGCCTCGCTGAAGAGATCGAAGTCAACCCGAAGACCGTTGAGCGGTGGATCACTCAGGGCAAGGTGCCGTACCGGCGACACCAGTACGCAACGGCAGCGGCTCTCCAGGTCGACGTACTGACGCTCTGGGACGACGACCGCAATGTCGAGAGCGCGTCTGACTTGGCGAAAGCCGAGATCGTGACCGTCTACCAGCATCGCCACACGGTGCCGTCGACCCTCTGGCGCGAGATGTGCGAGCGCGCCACGGAACGCATCGACATCCTCGTGTACGCCGGCATCTACCTCGCAGAGGATCCGCTCTTCTTCTCAACGTTGAAGGAGAAAGCCGAGAGCGGCGTACGCATCCGAGTGCTCATGGGCGATCCTGAGTGCGAGGCAGTCATCCGGCGCGGCATCGACGAAGGTCACCGCATCATGGACGGCAAGATCCGCAACGCGCTGGTCAACTACCGCCCGCTGTTCACCAGCCATCCCGAGATCACGTTCCGCCTGCACGACACGGTGCTCTACAACTCGATCTATCGCGCCGATGACGAGATGTTGGCCAACACGCACGTGTACGGCATCGGCGCCTACATGGCGCCCGTGTTCCACCTGCGCCGTCTTCCGGGAAGTGGCCTGTTCGACACCTTTGCCAATAGCGTTCAGCAGACCTGGGAAGGCGCCAGGCCAGTCACTGAACGCGACATCGCGGGAGCTTGA
- the traA gene encoding plasmid transfer protein TraA: MATPTRNGNGRANGSNGSNSNNGKGNKFANVGAAAGGFVGAMGGSFVPPINVTVNNNRNRDQGGGGRSGNQSLLPAPEFTSPAQVRNYCNTLRAAGVTLSIEVAMAAEILDSILAAVPDPEGRAFGSRIRARKVTRKMRKSADSLRDAAKNAAACYSAFQQEFEEEINRVRHRARRPQQPVMNWAQQ; encoded by the coding sequence ATGGCAACCCCTACGCGCAACGGCAACGGCCGCGCCAACGGCAGCAATGGTTCGAACAGCAACAACGGCAAGGGCAACAAGTTCGCCAACGTGGGTGCGGCCGCGGGCGGGTTCGTCGGTGCGATGGGCGGCTCGTTCGTCCCGCCGATCAACGTCACCGTCAACAACAACCGCAACCGGGACCAGGGGGGCGGCGGTCGGTCGGGCAACCAGTCCCTGTTGCCTGCTCCGGAGTTCACCTCTCCGGCGCAGGTGCGGAACTACTGCAACACCCTGCGGGCGGCTGGCGTGACGCTGTCCATCGAGGTGGCCATGGCCGCCGAGATCCTCGACAGCATCCTGGCGGCCGTGCCGGACCCGGAGGGCCGGGCGTTCGGCTCCCGCATCCGGGCGCGGAAGGTGACCCGCAAGATGCGCAAGTCCGCCGACAGTCTGCGCGATGCCGCGAAGAACGCCGCCGCCTGCTACTCCGCGTTCCAGCAGGAGTTCGAGGAAGAGATCAACCGGGTGCGTCACCGCGCCCGGCGCCCACAGCAGCCGGTCATGAACTGGGCTCAGCAGTAA
- a CDS encoding HD domain-containing protein — MSTLTEWAYPLAESLLAEPLPRRWRHCLGVAERARTIALILGDDAELLEAAAVLHDIGYAPDLAKTGFHPLDGARYLRDVANADERVVHLVAHHSCAWMEADARGLREELEGEFPRESAHLNDALCFCDMNTTPDGTPTNPVDRINEIAGRYGPDSLIGTFIRRAEPEILASTARVLERVADAKRQPM, encoded by the coding sequence TTGTCGACGTTGACGGAGTGGGCCTACCCGCTCGCGGAATCCCTGCTCGCTGAGCCGCTGCCGCGACGGTGGCGGCATTGCTTGGGCGTCGCCGAGAGGGCGCGGACCATCGCGCTCATCCTCGGAGACGACGCCGAGCTGCTGGAAGCCGCGGCAGTCCTGCACGACATTGGCTATGCACCCGACCTCGCCAAGACCGGCTTTCACCCCCTTGATGGTGCTCGCTACCTCCGGGACGTCGCGAACGCCGACGAGCGGGTCGTGCACCTGGTGGCCCACCACTCCTGTGCGTGGATGGAGGCCGATGCGCGCGGCCTGCGCGAAGAGCTGGAGGGGGAGTTCCCCCGCGAGAGCGCGCACCTGAACGACGCTCTCTGCTTCTGCGACATGAACACGACGCCCGACGGCACGCCCACGAATCCTGTAGACCGGATCAACGAGATTGCCGGCCGCTACGGGCCAGACAGCTTGATCGGCACGTTCATTCGTCGCGCCGAACCCGAGATCCTAGCGAGCACCGCACGCGTACTTGAGAGGGTCGCCGACGCCAAGCGTCAGCCGATGTAG
- a CDS encoding AAA family ATPase, which yields MAVRSFDIPATRGLVRAQAAELPNIVAIAGPNGAGKSTLLEGIKARRQQFLEPGSELLYVGPHRTWRSTQLSDMHVSGFPYSFEDILKADSIPQYQYGPPSGLHFLSGMIRNASSADESNALAKTSLVRLSNQKRDLVNAQFEAQGGQIVAGTVPDLLSPLKQLVSILLPHLEFAGIDSAANQNIRVLFRRAGLVEGPTFDIDDLSSGEKAAISLFLPFVEREARAMVDGDHTPVPTVVPITVLLDEPEIHLHPLLQLNVLEYMRTIARQERAQFIFATQSPVFLDSLQDDELYILSPPGYATENQLSRLSASAERLEIARSLTGSTHMLTRGKPIVFVEGESTVTGNRSAVTDERLMKILIPEVEHWAIAPARSRNEVVSAAKSLRGASLHLPGMPVFGLVDSDTSASGLPDFVVPWPVAMIENLLLDPDQLWELLKDHGQTIGMTSLNDVKRSLDAIISDRVGEEVRLRIRATMPGSFITTDKADSQQATDDIDRKVAELKAEIGQIDLPARAQEYRARVQAILDSGEALERFHGKSILSEFYKRNSLSKVYSTVGFKISAAQSAAKGARIRRLTEPAVNRVRLYVPPNCVEVIGRGVETPERAQLIAELASHRSAWQSGTPISTDREKLRESLAHYARQQEAVVAGEIFQVANEIGTP from the coding sequence ATGGCCGTTCGATCCTTTGACATTCCGGCAACTCGCGGCTTGGTCCGAGCACAGGCGGCCGAGCTGCCGAACATTGTTGCGATTGCGGGGCCAAACGGGGCCGGAAAGTCCACCCTCCTGGAGGGAATCAAAGCAAGGAGACAGCAATTCTTGGAACCCGGCTCCGAGTTGCTATACGTAGGGCCGCATCGCACCTGGCGAAGCACTCAACTATCCGATATGCACGTGAGCGGATTTCCTTATTCGTTCGAAGATATCCTCAAGGCTGATTCCATCCCGCAGTATCAGTACGGCCCTCCATCCGGTCTGCACTTCCTATCTGGAATGATCCGAAACGCCAGCTCTGCTGATGAATCAAACGCTCTCGCGAAAACATCACTTGTCCGCCTCAGCAACCAAAAGCGCGACCTAGTCAACGCCCAGTTCGAGGCTCAAGGTGGGCAGATTGTGGCCGGAACAGTCCCTGACCTCCTCTCCCCTTTGAAACAGCTAGTTTCCATCCTGCTTCCACATCTGGAGTTCGCCGGAATTGACTCAGCCGCGAATCAGAACATCCGGGTTCTCTTCCGGAGGGCTGGCCTGGTTGAGGGGCCCACCTTCGATATTGACGATTTGTCGTCAGGTGAGAAGGCGGCCATTTCTCTCTTCCTGCCGTTCGTCGAGCGTGAAGCGAGAGCCATGGTGGATGGCGACCACACGCCCGTTCCTACCGTCGTTCCAATTACGGTACTTCTCGATGAGCCTGAGATTCACCTGCACCCACTTCTGCAGTTGAATGTCCTGGAGTATATGCGAACCATTGCACGTCAGGAGCGGGCTCAATTCATCTTCGCTACGCAGTCACCAGTTTTCCTTGACTCTCTACAGGATGATGAACTTTATATCTTGTCTCCGCCCGGGTACGCAACTGAAAATCAGTTGTCCAGATTGAGCGCATCGGCAGAGCGCCTTGAAATTGCACGTAGCTTGACCGGGAGCACTCACATGCTCACGCGCGGCAAGCCGATTGTCTTCGTTGAAGGTGAATCAACTGTAACCGGCAATCGGTCGGCCGTTACAGACGAGCGCCTGATGAAAATTCTTATCCCCGAAGTGGAACATTGGGCAATCGCGCCAGCCAGAAGCAGGAATGAAGTTGTCAGTGCAGCCAAATCCCTGAGAGGCGCATCTCTCCATCTCCCTGGTATGCCGGTTTTCGGTCTAGTCGATTCCGATACCTCGGCTTCTGGGCTTCCAGACTTTGTAGTTCCATGGCCTGTAGCCATGATTGAGAACCTACTATTGGACCCTGATCAGCTTTGGGAACTTCTTAAGGACCACGGGCAAACGATTGGTATGACGTCCCTAAACGACGTCAAGCGATCCCTTGATGCGATCATTTCCGATCGCGTAGGCGAAGAGGTAAGACTCCGTATCCGTGCAACCATGCCAGGAAGTTTCATTACAACAGACAAGGCAGATTCGCAGCAGGCAACTGATGACATCGATAGAAAAGTTGCAGAACTTAAAGCGGAAATCGGGCAGATTGATCTTCCAGCTAGAGCTCAAGAGTATCGAGCACGAGTGCAAGCAATCCTTGATTCCGGCGAAGCATTGGAACGTTTTCACGGCAAGAGCATTCTGAGCGAGTTCTACAAGCGCAATTCCCTCTCCAAGGTCTACTCGACGGTTGGGTTCAAAATTTCGGCAGCACAATCAGCAGCCAAGGGAGCCCGAATTCGGCGACTTACTGAACCCGCCGTAAATAGGGTGCGACTCTACGTTCCACCGAATTGTGTGGAAGTAATTGGGCGCGGTGTCGAGACTCCAGAAAGGGCCCAGTTGATTGCCGAGTTGGCATCACATAGGTCAGCATGGCAGAGCGGAACGCCCATTTCGACCGACCGTGAAAAACTGCGTGAATCACTGGCCCATTATGCGCGCCAACAGGAGGCAGTCGTCGCAGGTGAGATCTTCCAAGTGGCCAATGAAATTGGCACGCCATAA
- a CDS encoding DUF4231 domain-containing protein: protein MAIERKRLHAVNLDLPTETRRHIYRETVPAVIEKYRNEQMHYRRIHNIFQSLIIVGSLGASTIAGLADTPPPYKWILVGVNFAVGAAAGFTGYFKFRERSFYLQQTADSIEEELDNFSLRVGRYKNQGDDAAALADFTDRVETLKSDQRKRQQQLDQPTETPEG from the coding sequence TTGGCCATCGAACGCAAGAGGCTTCACGCGGTCAACCTTGATCTCCCGACGGAAACTCGGCGGCACATTTATCGGGAGACGGTTCCCGCAGTCATTGAGAAGTACCGCAATGAACAAATGCACTATCGACGGATACATAATATATTCCAGAGCTTAATTATCGTTGGGTCTCTTGGGGCTTCGACCATTGCGGGATTGGCGGATACGCCTCCCCCCTATAAGTGGATCCTTGTTGGTGTAAATTTTGCGGTTGGTGCCGCTGCCGGATTCACTGGCTACTTCAAGTTCCGAGAGCGGAGCTTCTACTTGCAGCAAACTGCGGATTCCATTGAGGAGGAGCTCGACAATTTCAGTCTGAGGGTTGGTCGCTACAAGAACCAGGGAGACGATGCGGCCGCACTTGCAGATTTCACCGATCGCGTGGAAACCCTGAAGAGTGATCAGCGGAAAAGGCAGCAACAGTTAGACCAGCCCACTGAGACACCCGAGGGGTAG
- the ssb gene encoding single-stranded DNA-binding protein, giving the protein MSLGETPVTIIGNLTAEPELKFTDSGQALAKFTVASTPRTFDKDSGQWKDGTSTFFRCAAWRSLAEHVAESLTKGSRVVLSGRIRQHNWQTEQGENRSMLAVEVDDIGASLRFTTVAINGKPGDKPDPSGDPWNTDGNTAKPPF; this is encoded by the coding sequence ATGTCGCTCGGAGAGACCCCGGTCACGATCATCGGCAACCTGACCGCCGAGCCGGAACTGAAGTTCACCGACTCCGGCCAGGCGCTCGCCAAGTTCACCGTCGCCTCCACCCCGCGCACCTTCGACAAGGACTCCGGCCAGTGGAAGGACGGCACCTCCACGTTCTTCCGCTGCGCCGCCTGGCGCTCGCTCGCCGAGCACGTCGCCGAGTCCCTCACGAAGGGCTCGCGCGTGGTGCTGTCCGGCCGGATCCGTCAGCACAACTGGCAGACCGAGCAGGGTGAGAACCGTTCCATGCTCGCCGTCGAGGTCGACGACATCGGCGCCTCGCTGCGCTTCACCACCGTCGCCATCAACGGCAAGCCGGGCGACAAGCCCGACCCCTCCGGCGACCCATGGAACACCGACGGCAACACCGCCAAGCCCCCGTTCTAG
- a CDS encoding bifunctional DNA primase/polymerase, producing MTYDARLALLSAALQAAARGWYVHPLRPGAKGSALHGERTCPHTGECAGGHVKWEQRATTDPDRIRQAWAAGAFNVGIATGPSGLVVVDLDVPKEKSGKGSSGAPDGATSFAALCERAGQPIPLTYTVRTPSGGLHLYYGMPSDVRLFNTARTVAPNVDTRAWGGNIVAAGSTTSQGAYEVINGAPVATLPAWLRTLLQTPAVPGRAPAPLLIPGQATRRAEVALERETAAVTGTSEGGRNNRLLAGARAMGRFVAWGEITREVVETAFQAAGEAAGLSAGECRTTIHSALDWSIRTCRPRETA from the coding sequence ATGACGTATGACGCACGACTCGCGCTGCTGTCCGCAGCGCTGCAAGCCGCCGCCCGCGGCTGGTACGTTCACCCGCTCCGGCCCGGCGCCAAAGGCTCCGCGCTGCACGGCGAACGCACCTGCCCCCACACCGGCGAGTGCGCCGGCGGACACGTGAAGTGGGAACAGCGCGCCACCACCGACCCGGACCGGATCCGTCAGGCATGGGCCGCGGGTGCGTTCAACGTCGGCATCGCCACCGGGCCCTCCGGCCTGGTCGTCGTCGACCTGGACGTGCCCAAGGAGAAGAGCGGGAAGGGCAGTTCGGGCGCGCCTGACGGCGCGACGTCCTTTGCGGCGCTCTGCGAGCGCGCCGGACAGCCCATCCCCCTCACGTACACGGTGCGGACGCCCAGCGGCGGACTGCACCTGTACTACGGCATGCCGTCGGACGTCCGGCTGTTCAACACCGCCCGTACCGTGGCGCCGAACGTGGACACCCGGGCGTGGGGCGGGAACATCGTCGCCGCGGGCAGCACCACCTCTCAGGGCGCCTACGAGGTCATCAACGGTGCCCCGGTGGCCACGCTGCCCGCCTGGCTTCGGACCCTGCTACAGACTCCGGCCGTGCCCGGCCGGGCGCCCGCTCCACTGCTCATCCCGGGCCAGGCCACCCGCCGCGCCGAGGTGGCCCTGGAACGCGAGACCGCCGCCGTCACCGGCACCTCGGAGGGCGGGCGCAACAACCGGCTGTTGGCGGGCGCCCGTGCCATGGGGCGCTTCGTGGCCTGGGGTGAGATCACCCGGGAGGTGGTCGAGACGGCTTTTCAGGCGGCCGGCGAGGCGGCCGGACTGTCGGCGGGCGAGTGCCGGACCACCATTCACAGCGCCCTGGACTGGTCGATCCGCACCTGCCGACCGAGGGAGACCGCATGA
- a CDS encoding RRQRL motif-containing zinc-binding protein, giving the protein MSHAYGRCFDPTGARYGIPTYPFRLAPDGLATRRQLRAKGLRPGGQPIAAQVMRANRRAGGVQVAYLYWIDLAKPVRPMTSRKWGALALAMLARRTCPRCLLDVGYCIPRSYGICGMCLVAEEQRAA; this is encoded by the coding sequence ATGTCTCACGCGTATGGCCGCTGCTTTGATCCGACCGGCGCCCGCTACGGCATCCCGACCTACCCGTTCCGCCTGGCCCCGGACGGTCTGGCCACCCGGCGACAGCTCCGCGCGAAGGGGCTGCGCCCGGGTGGTCAGCCGATCGCCGCTCAGGTGATGCGGGCCAACCGGCGGGCCGGGGGAGTGCAGGTGGCCTACCTGTACTGGATCGACCTGGCCAAGCCAGTCCGTCCGATGACGTCCCGCAAGTGGGGCGCGCTGGCGCTGGCCATGTTGGCCCGCCGCACCTGCCCCCGCTGCCTGCTCGATGTCGGCTACTGCATCCCGCGCTCGTACGGCATCTGCGGGATGTGCCTGGTCGCCGAGGAACAGCGCGCTGCCTGA
- a CDS encoding DUF2637 domain-containing protein — protein MNAPVRVDVPLTPVKTPSTSATVDHAITALAAVLTVVLTAVAFWLSYEHLQEVAARHGMAEAVARSWAWPATVDLFIVIGELLILRASLAHRIDWWAIALVTAGDGASIALNVAGVGQDANALNYVVAAVPPVAALLAFGALMRQVHTYLARRAMTGVTTPQTGVEVPSTPVTVAVDGPPPVSTVSANLTLSPAPAAPAGPVVIETVSTPVTPDPAPVAKSSTVVDLCAPVIYSNRVDQLVRALYGTDFTQPSTARMTMAMAGAGLGASESTARTARGRVKAREQYLANFPAAIAG, from the coding sequence ATGAACGCCCCTGTGCGCGTCGACGTGCCGTTGACGCCCGTCAAGACGCCGTCGACGTCCGCCACCGTGGACCATGCCATCACCGCACTTGCCGCGGTGCTCACGGTCGTGCTGACCGCGGTGGCGTTCTGGCTCTCGTACGAGCACTTGCAGGAGGTGGCCGCCCGACACGGTATGGCGGAGGCGGTGGCCCGGTCGTGGGCCTGGCCCGCCACGGTGGATCTCTTCATCGTGATCGGGGAACTGCTGATTCTGCGTGCCTCGCTCGCCCATCGGATCGACTGGTGGGCAATCGCCCTGGTCACAGCAGGGGATGGCGCTTCCATCGCGTTGAACGTGGCCGGGGTCGGGCAGGATGCCAACGCCCTCAACTACGTGGTCGCCGCGGTCCCACCCGTCGCTGCGCTGCTCGCGTTCGGTGCGCTGATGCGGCAGGTGCACACCTACCTCGCCCGACGGGCGATGACGGGCGTCACCACCCCGCAGACGGGCGTCGAAGTACCGTCGACGCCCGTCACGGTGGCCGTCGACGGTCCGCCGCCAGTGTCGACCGTATCCGCGAACCTCACGCTGAGTCCGGCGCCCGCGGCTCCGGCGGGGCCGGTGGTGATCGAGACCGTGTCGACGCCCGTCACCCCGGATCCGGCACCCGTCGCCAAGTCGTCGACGGTCGTCGACCTGTGCGCGCCGGTGATCTACTCGAACCGGGTCGATCAGTTGGTGCGGGCGCTGTACGGCACCGACTTCACGCAGCCGAGCACGGCCCGCATGACCATGGCGATGGCCGGCGCGGGGCTCGGGGCGTCGGAGTCGACGGCCCGCACAGCGCGCGGTCGGGTCAAGGCGCGTGAGCAGTACCTGGCCAATTTCCCTGCCGCGATCGCCGGTTGA
- a CDS encoding GntR family transcriptional regulator encodes MSQQASPRGTFLQIAEVVKARIQADPQMAQLPAAGDLMRDHGVSRGVVLRAFKELQADGVAEPVRGGRWRVVRQGEQVDRRPLEERIADIIATERFAVGAKFLSASDLMGRFGVSRPTVTKALDKLEAAGVLASEGQGKVRTVRTVPNREGRS; translated from the coding sequence GTGTCGCAGCAGGCCAGCCCTCGGGGGACCTTCTTGCAGATCGCGGAGGTGGTGAAGGCCCGGATTCAGGCGGACCCGCAGATGGCACAGCTTCCGGCCGCCGGAGACCTCATGCGGGATCACGGTGTCTCGCGTGGAGTCGTGCTCCGCGCCTTCAAGGAGCTACAGGCAGACGGGGTCGCCGAGCCTGTGCGCGGTGGCCGATGGAGGGTCGTACGCCAAGGCGAGCAGGTCGACCGGCGACCGCTGGAAGAGCGCATCGCCGACATCATCGCGACCGAAAGGTTCGCGGTGGGGGCCAAGTTCCTCAGTGCGTCGGATCTGATGGGCAGGTTCGGTGTCTCCCGACCGACCGTGACCAAGGCTCTCGACAAGCTCGAAGCCGCCGGCGTGCTGGCGAGTGAAGGTCAGGGCAAGGTGCGGACGGTCCGCACTGTGCCGAACCGAGAGGGGCGTTCGTAG
- a CDS encoding DUF6083 domain-containing protein produces the protein MAHTVRAGHRWIELSDGRVTVYGVCPPDPFQRCRIEHRLACLAQRLPDMG, from the coding sequence CTGGCCCATACGGTGCGGGCGGGGCATCGGTGGATCGAGCTCTCCGACGGTCGCGTCACCGTCTACGGCGTGTGTCCGCCAGATCCCTTTCAACGGTGCCGTATCGAGCACCGGCTGGCCTGCTTGGCACAACGGCTACCGGATATGGGCTGA
- the traB gene encoding plasmid transfer protein TraB: MPGYVMDPQGGPENGTVRAYLLHKAKPHIPPWLTWGATGVVGALGHWRWPDNTAAGVGLTLASVALTGVTWAAGKSTTKQRRLHSAVTVAAGSAWVTAACLAGPTAGPVDDLFLMGGPVVALSWNVRMVLRHNIDGTAGSSDGGLLEKVGLARAQIGAAKVEPNRVTAQLALQPGEQTNDDVAKALARIASALDLPKSAVRYSPDPDSERRGDLVIVPEDMLAEVVEWEGPSNQGGSIAEPLVIGRYDDGAPLLIWLPGDPDAGRNSTHVLVAGGTGSGKGDAALNLLTEIQSRTDVIVWFSDPKAFQDFAPLRAGLDWAAEGGSQTEAMVAAVEAAIPARTRWLGSHGYRQWAPAAAQVQNDPEHSCRADGRACGCAGMPFLVAWFEEAANTLRAMGDDAFTGIAQEARSAGISLIVSLQRPSYDQMSTSTRASLPSVVALGCDPRDEGFSLPETVIDAGAHPGAWGNRRPGYCYVVSPGIEESRYPSPGRTRRFTLRTVPVMERLAAWAQHNGASADPVTAGAASGVAGRAYTGRPTPGEERTALAIVDEEDEDMEFGGLLVDPEDADIDPEAELPEPEEGDDAPIFGEEAGRKPSPEEARRLFAAALEEFEGEGRMIVGPKNFTDWCDRHNLSRSWVSLRLKEAAQEGRLDATNTTGRWRIVPALTAA, translated from the coding sequence ATGCCCGGCTACGTCATGGACCCCCAGGGCGGGCCGGAGAACGGCACCGTCCGCGCGTACCTGCTCCACAAGGCCAAGCCGCACATCCCGCCGTGGCTCACGTGGGGCGCCACCGGTGTCGTCGGTGCGTTGGGGCACTGGCGGTGGCCGGACAACACGGCGGCCGGCGTGGGCCTGACGCTGGCGTCGGTGGCGCTGACCGGTGTCACTTGGGCCGCGGGCAAGTCGACCACCAAACAGCGCCGTCTGCACTCCGCGGTGACGGTGGCGGCCGGGTCGGCGTGGGTGACGGCCGCCTGTCTGGCCGGGCCCACCGCCGGGCCGGTGGACGACCTGTTCCTGATGGGTGGACCCGTCGTGGCGCTGTCCTGGAACGTGCGCATGGTCCTGCGCCACAACATCGACGGGACCGCGGGCAGTTCGGATGGCGGTCTGCTGGAGAAGGTGGGGTTGGCACGGGCGCAGATCGGCGCGGCGAAGGTGGAGCCCAACCGGGTCACCGCGCAGCTCGCGCTTCAGCCCGGGGAGCAGACCAACGATGACGTCGCCAAGGCACTGGCCCGGATCGCATCCGCGCTGGATCTGCCGAAATCCGCTGTTCGGTACAGCCCCGACCCGGATTCCGAGCGCCGGGGCGATCTGGTGATCGTGCCGGAAGACATGCTCGCTGAAGTCGTTGAGTGGGAGGGACCCTCGAACCAGGGGGGTTCGATCGCGGAGCCGCTGGTCATCGGCCGCTACGACGATGGGGCCCCGCTCCTGATCTGGCTTCCGGGTGATCCGGATGCGGGCCGCAACTCCACGCACGTGCTGGTCGCGGGCGGTACCGGCTCCGGCAAGGGCGACGCCGCCCTGAACCTGCTCACTGAGATCCAGTCCCGCACCGATGTCATCGTGTGGTTCTCCGACCCCAAGGCGTTCCAGGACTTCGCGCCGCTGCGGGCGGGGCTGGACTGGGCTGCGGAGGGTGGCTCGCAGACGGAGGCCATGGTGGCGGCCGTGGAGGCGGCCATCCCGGCACGTACGCGCTGGCTCGGCTCGCACGGCTACCGGCAGTGGGCCCCCGCCGCTGCCCAGGTGCAGAACGACCCGGAGCACTCCTGCCGTGCCGACGGCCGGGCGTGCGGCTGCGCGGGCATGCCGTTCTTGGTGGCCTGGTTCGAGGAGGCGGCCAACACACTCCGCGCGATGGGCGATGACGCGTTCACCGGCATCGCGCAGGAGGCCCGGTCCGCCGGGATCTCGCTGATCGTGTCGTTGCAGCGTCCGTCGTACGACCAGATGTCCACGTCCACCCGCGCCTCCCTGCCCTCCGTCGTCGCGCTCGGCTGCGACCCGCGCGACGAGGGGTTCTCGCTGCCGGAGACGGTCATCGACGCGGGCGCCCATCCCGGGGCGTGGGGCAACCGGCGACCGGGCTACTGCTACGTGGTCTCGCCCGGCATCGAGGAGTCCCGCTACCCCTCTCCGGGCCGTACCCGACGCTTCACCCTCCGCACGGTGCCGGTCATGGAACGGCTCGCTGCGTGGGCGCAGCACAACGGTGCTTCCGCCGACCCGGTTACCGCCGGCGCGGCCTCCGGCGTCGCCGGCCGCGCCTACACCGGCCGCCCGACCCCCGGCGAGGAGCGGACGGCGCTGGCCATCGTCGACGAGGAGGACGAGGACATGGAGTTCGGCGGTCTGCTGGTCGACCCCGAGGACGCGGACATCGACCCCGAGGCGGAGCTTCCGGAGCCGGAGGAAGGCGACGACGCCCCGATCTTCGGTGAGGAGGCGGGCCGTAAGCCGTCACCGGAGGAGGCGCGCCGGCTGTTCGCCGCCGCGCTGGAGGAGTTCGAGGGTGAGGGCCGCATGATCGTGGGCCCGAAAAACTTCACCGACTGGTGCGACCGGCACAACCTGTCCCGCTCGTGGGTGTCCTTGCGGCTGAAGGAAGCCGCTCAGGAAGGCCGGTTGGACGCCACCAACACCACCGGCCGGTGGCGCATAGTCCCCGCCCTCACGGCCGCCTGA
- a CDS encoding NUDIX domain-containing protein has translation MGRIDYLHDPDAPPANSVVPSVVAFVQNDAGQVLMIQRSDNGRWALPGGGHDVGESISDTVVREVWEETGIKAEVVDMSGIYTDPGHVMQYDDGEIRQQFSICFRARPIGGELRTSNETTQVRWVAPTDLRELDVHPTMRLRIEHAMDRARTAPYIG, from the coding sequence ATGGGACGCATCGACTACTTGCACGACCCGGACGCTCCGCCGGCCAACTCGGTCGTGCCATCGGTCGTAGCGTTCGTGCAGAACGACGCGGGCCAAGTGCTCATGATCCAGCGGTCCGACAACGGACGTTGGGCGCTGCCCGGCGGCGGCCACGACGTGGGCGAGTCCATCAGCGACACGGTGGTCCGTGAGGTCTGGGAAGAGACGGGCATCAAAGCCGAGGTCGTCGACATGTCCGGGATCTACACGGACCCTGGCCACGTCATGCAGTACGACGACGGCGAGATCCGGCAGCAGTTCAGCATCTGCTTCCGCGCGCGCCCGATCGGCGGCGAGCTGCGTACGAGCAACGAAACGACGCAGGTCCGTTGGGTTGCCCCAACGGACCTGCGGGAGTTGGACGTCCACCCCACCATGCGACTCCGCATCGAGCACGCGATGGACCGGGCCCGGACAGCGCCCTACATCGGCTGA